A genomic window from Elaeis guineensis isolate ETL-2024a chromosome 3, EG11, whole genome shotgun sequence includes:
- the LOC105042346 gene encoding LOW QUALITY PROTEIN: putative disease resistance protein RGA3 (The sequence of the model RefSeq protein was modified relative to this genomic sequence to represent the inferred CDS: deleted 1 base in 1 codon), with the protein MAEAAAVAIVSPILKLVIGKLGSGFWEELGLVWGVNSDIRRLQSVLSTINDVVDDAERKSIRDKDLTGWLRKLKDAAFDADDVVDEFQYEALRRIQRRNQLIGKVGDFFSPNNQIAFRLEMAHKIKTINERLDEIAEEKSKFHLERGSTPGRTIDRETFSDVIESEVYGRDEDKETIIDFLVRADDSSDVLVLPIVGLGGVGKTTLAQLAYNDRRIEEHFDLKLWVCVSDDFSIKGIIKNIIECETGDKCDLSNLQAAKLQLQKKLTGRRFLLVLDDVWNEDEAEWERLKTLLRGGKQGSKIVTTTRSDVVARIMGTVTPHKLQGLTSDDCWTLFKQRAFGPGREEETSRLVEIGKEIVEKCRGLPLAAKVLGSLMRFKTEDAEWVHVRDSELWRLPRNENRILLELQLSFDHLPSDLKQCFAYCSIFPKDYQIERKQLIQLWIAEGFIQTSDGDMHEEEVGNQNFNSLLRRSFFQDARKDKYNNIWACKMHDLIHDLACSIARDESSIMQVGMKRSIPHGCRYSSIAFDNAMSSTNLKAAFKAKKVRSLISLDPHYHQQIHNGEFAFYAMSSLTHLRALDLTRADVEELPCSISKLKHLRLLDLSFTKIKALPGSITDLHNLQTLNLEGCFSLKSLPEGMSNMSSLRHLDIGSCPLICMPRWFGRLNGLQTMTMFVTGKEHGRTISELEHLNFISGYLQIKELQNVQDPMEATEANLASKTNLRSLSLMWNNDSYMQSTISPVAEVEEVFEKLQPPSNLKELYISYYSGVNLPTWMTRMELASSPIRNLVTIELKNLRRCERLPTLGHLPCLQKISILGMSAVKRIGLEFYGDGGIFPSLRSLRLSQLTGLEEWSIEAMAFPCLENFSLSGSPRLRVAPRLPSSVTYVSIEGYRLLSTVRTGGLYKLRHLSIGHCEALLLLSWWEWLHIHDKKLIVFPREHFAATHALLLGVAARPHLSY; encoded by the exons ATGGCGGAAGCAGCAGCAGTAGCAATTGTTTCTCCGATTCTGAAACTCGTGATCGGGAAGCTGGGTTCAGGATTTTGGGAAGAGCTGGGCTTGGTGTGGGGTGTCAACTCTGACATCCGGAGGCTGCAGAGCGTGCTGTCGACGATCAACGACGTAGTTGATGATGCCGAGAGGAAATCCATCAGAGACAAAGATCTGACTGGTTGGCTGAGGAAGCTCAAGGATGCAGCTTTCGATGCTGATGACGTGGTGGATGAGTTCCAGTACGAAGCATTGCGACGGATCCAGAGACGTAACCAGCTGATTGGAAAGGTAGGTGACTTCTTTTCTCCCAACAACCAAATTGCTTTTCGCCTTGAGATGGCTCACAAGATAAAAACCATCAATGAGAGATTGGATGAGATCGCGGAGGAGAAGTCAAAATTCCATCTGGAAAGGGGATCTACCCCGGGAAGGACTATCGATCGAGAGACCTTCTCAGATGTGATTGAATCCGAGGTTTATGGTAGGGATGAAGACAAGGAGACGATCATAGATTTCTTGGTCCGTGCAGATGATAGCAGTGACGTCTTGGTGCTTCCGATAGTTGGATTGGGCGGAGTTGGGAAGACCACACTTGCCCAGCTAGCTTATAATGATCGACGCATAGAGGAGCACTTTGATCTTAAgttatgggtatgtgtttctgatGATTTTAGCATCAAAGGAATTATTAAAAACATTATTGAGTGTGAAACTGGGGATAAGTGCGATCTCTCAAACTTGCAAGCTGCAAAGCTTCAGCTCCAGAAGAAACTGACAGGGAGGAGATTCTTGCTTGTTCTGGACGATGTCTGGAATGAGGATGAAGCAGAGTGGGAGAGACTGAAGACCTTATTGAGAGGTGGGAAGCAAGGAAGCAAGATCGTAACTACAACACGAAGCGATGTTGTTGCCAGGATCATGGGAACGGTGACACCACACAAATTGCAAGGATTGACATCCGATGACTGCTGGACTTTGTTCAAGCAGAGAGCGTTTGGGccaggaagagaagaagagacttCAAGGTTGGTCGAAATTGGAAAGGAGATCGTTGAGAAATGCAGGGGCTTGCCTTTGGCTGCAAAGGTTCTCGGAAGTCTAATGAGGTTTAAAACTGAGGACGCGGAGTGGGTGCATGTCAGAGATAGCGAACTTTGGAGATTGCCTAGAAACGAGAATCGTATCTTACTGGAACTACAATTGAGTTTTGATCATTTGCCCTCTGATTTAAAGCAGTGTTTTGCTTATTGTTCGATATTTCCGAAAGATTACCAAATTGAAAGGAAGCAACTGATTCAGCTGTGGATCGCCGAAGGTTTCATCCAAACATCGGACGGTGATATGCATGAAGAGGAAGTTGGCAACCAAAACTTCAATAGCTTGTTGCGGAGATCCTTTTTTCAGGATGCGAGAAAGGATAAGTATAACAACATATGGGCATGTAAGATGCACGACCTAATTCATGATCTTGCATGTTCTATCGCAAGAGATGAGTCCTCGATCATGCAGGTGGGCATGAAGAGAAGCATTCCACATGGATGTCGGTATTCATCTATTGCTTTTGACAATGCCATGTCGTCAACGAATTTAAAGGCCGCTTTTAAAGCAAAGAAAGTTCGATCACTTATTTCATTGGACCCCCATTATCACCAGCAGATTCATAATGGAGAATTTGCCTTCTATGCGATGTCATCCCTTACTCATCTCCGTGCATTGGATCTAACTAGAGCTGACGTCGAAGAGTTGCCCTgcagtattagtaaattaaaacATCTTAGGCTTCTTGACCTGTCATTTACTAAAATTAAAGCTTTACCTGGCTCGATTACCGACCTTCACAACTTGCAGACTTTGAACCTTGAAGGATGTTTTAGCCTTAAAAGTTTGCCAGAGGGAATGAGTAATATGAGCAGCCTCAGACACCTAGACATCGGCAGCTGTCCATTGATTTGCATGCCCCGTTGGTTCGGCCGATTGAATGGCCTCCAAACAATGACCATGTTTGTCACGGGAAAAGAGCATGGACGTACTATTTCCGAGTTGGAGCACCTAAATTTTATCAGTGGTTATCTACAAATCAAGGAGCTTCAAAATGTGCAGGATCCAATGGAAGCGACGGAAGCAAACCTGGCATCAAAGACAAACTTGCGTTCCTTGTCTCTGATGTGGAACAACGACTCGTATATGCAATCGACCATATCCCCTGTAGCAGAGGTGGAGGAAGTATTTGAGAAGCTCCAGCCTCCATCAAATCTGAAGGAGCTATACATAAGCTACTATTCAGGTGTCAATCTCCCAACTTGGATGACAAGAATGGAGCTGGCATCATCACCGATCCGCAATCTAGTAACGATCGAGCTAAAGAATCTCAGGAGATGTGAGCGTCTTCCAACGCTTGGTCATCTACCTTGTCTTCAGAAAATCAGTATACTGGGAATGAGTGCTGTAAAGAGAATCGGACTGGAGTTCTATGGTGACGGAGGTATATTTCCCTCTCTACGATCTCTCCGTCTGTCGCAGTTGACTGGTTTGGAGGAATGGTCTATAGAGGCAATGGCATTCCCTTGCCTTGAAAACTTTTCTCTATCAGGATCCCCCAGATTGAGGGTGGCACCACGTCTTCCATCGTCGGTCACGTACGTTTCTATCGAGGGTTACCGGCTATTATCAACGGTGCGCACTGGA GGATTGTACAAGCTGAGACATTTGAGTATCGGTCACTGTGAAGCACTATTGTTGTTGTCCTGGTGGGAGTGGTTGCATATCCATGACAAGAAGCTGATTGTGTTTCCCCGAGAGCATTTTGCAGCTACGCATGCCCTCCTGCTGGGAGTGGCTGCAAGACCTCATCTCTCTTACTAG